One Xenopus tropicalis strain Nigerian chromosome 8, UCB_Xtro_10.0, whole genome shotgun sequence genomic window carries:
- the arnt gene encoding aryl hydrocarbon receptor nuclear translocator, with product MASDVPALGVAVSTGNPGSSGQAGGSMVQRTNKRRSGLDFDDDDDDDSSNKFLRCDDDQLPNDKERFARENHSEIERRRRNKMTAYITELSDMVPTCSALARKPDKLTILRMAVSHMKSLRGTGNTPTDGTYKPSFLTDQELKHLILEAADGFLFVVSCETGRIVYVSDSVTPVLNQPQSEWFGSTLYDQVHPDDLDKLREQLSTAENAMTGRILDLKTGTVKKEGQQSSMRMCMGSRRSFICRMRCGNAVIEPSSMNRLSFMRNRCRNGLGPSKDGEPQFVVVHCTGYIKAWPPAGVTLPEDDPDAGQSSKFCLVAIGRLQVTSSPTCTDINTVCQPIEFISRHGVDGLFTFVDHRCTATVGYQPQELLGKDIVEFAHPEDQQLLRDSFQQVVKLKGQVLSVMFRFRSKTREWLLMRTSSFTFQNPYSDEIEYIICTNTNVKNSNQEPRPALASTIQRPPLGPSINHPMDMGQTQLPGRQQQPQAPPQTDVVPSREGLGSYNHTQVPVQPVSAAVSDHSKPLEKTEGMYGQERDPRFAEIYSNINSDQSKSLNPSGVSGNQQLFQQSSTFTSAPRPVESFRSGGMVPQPSIIQQPVSAGQILAQISRHTSPTQVTGTNWSSGTRPSFTAQQVPTQTPKTQASQFGMGNFQATPSSFSPLSSQSSTASPAGAPYPSMTGRTSNFATEVAQPRGQFQARAADAVGVWPQWQSQHHGQSTAESHVSQQSNQTEVFPDMLSMLGDQTSSYSNEEFSELNMFQSFAE from the exons GGAGAATCACAGTGAAATAGAGCGCAGGCGGAGAAACAAGATGACTGCCTATATCACAGAGTTGTCTGATATGGTGCCCACCTGCAGTGCTCTAGCACGCAAGCCTGACAAGCTCACCATCCTGCGCATGGCTGTCTCGCATATGAAGTCTCTGCGGGGCACTGGTAACACACCCACAGATGGCACTTACAAGCCTTCTTTCCTGACCGATCAG GAGCTTAAACACCTGATTTTGGAGGCAGCAGATGGGTTCCTTTTTGTGGTATCCTGTGAAACCGGCAGAATCGTGTATGTGTCAGATTCTGTGACCCCTGTCCTTAACCAGCCCCAGTCAGAGTGGTTTGGGAGCACTTTGTATGACCAGGTGCACCCAGATGATCTAGACAAACTTCGAGAGCAGCTTTCCACAGCTGAAAATGCCATGACAG GTCGCATTTTGGACTTAAAGACCGGTACAGTAAAGAAAGAAGGGCAGCAGTCCTCTATGAGAATGTGCATGGGCTCTCGCAGATCGTTCATCTGCAGAATGAG GTGTGGAAATGCAGTAATTGAACCCTCCTCAATGAACCGACTTAGCTTCATGAGAAACAGGTGCAG AAACGGCTTGGGTCCATCTAAAGATGGGGAGCCACAATTTGTAGTAGTGCACTGCACTGGATACATCAAAGCCTGGCCTCCAGCAG GTGTCACACTACCAGAAGATGATCCTGATGCAGGGCAAAGCAGCAAATTCTGTCTTGTGGCCATTGGCAGACTGcag gtgacAAGTTCTCCGACCTGCACAGATATAAACACGGTCTGCCAGCCCATAGAGTTCATTTCCCGGCACGGAGTCGATGGCTTGTTCACATTTGTCGATCACAGATGTACTGCTACAGTTGGATACCAGCCGCAG GAGCTCCTTGGAAAGGATATTGTGGAGTTTGCACACCCTGAAGACCAGCAACTACTTCGGGACAGTTTTCAACAG GTGGTGAAATTAAAGGGTCAGGTCCTGTCTGTCATGTTCCGATTTCGGTCTAAAACCAGAGAGTGGCTTTTGATGAGAACCAGCTCCTTTACCTTCCAGAATCCATACTCAGATGAGATTGAGTATATCATCTGTACCAACACTAATGTAAA AAACTCCAATCAGGAACCCCGCCCTGCCTTGGCCAGTACAATACAGAGGCCTCCCCTTGGTCCGAGCATCAACCACCCCATGGATATGGGACAAACTCAGCTTCCCGGGAG GCAGCAGCAGCCACAGGCGCCACCACAAACAGATGTTGTGCCCAGCAGGGAGGGCTTGGGCTCCTACAACCACACACAG GTGCCGGTGCAGCCAGTAAGTGCCGCTGTTTCTGATCATAGCAAACCATTGGAGAAAACAGAGGGCATGTATGGACAGGAAAGAGACCCCAGATTTGCTGAGATCTACAGCAATATCAACTCAG ATCAGAGCAAATCGCTGAATCCCAGTGGTGTCTCTGGCAACCAGCAGCTCTTCCAACAATCCAGCACTTTCACATCTGCGCCTCGCCCTGTAGAGAGTTTCag gagtGGTGGCATGGTGCCTCAGCCTAGCATCATCCAGCAACCTGTATCTGCAGGGCAGATCTTGGCCCAGATATCTCGGCATACCAGCCCCACACAGGTCACAGGGACCAACTGGAGCTCTGGCACTCGTCCATCCTTCACAGCTCAG CAGGTACCAACACAGACACCAAAGACTCAGGCATCTCAGTTTGGAATGGGCAACTTCCAAGCAACACCTTCCAGCTTCAGCCCTTTGTCCTCACAGAGCTCAACCGCCTCTCCCGCAGGAGCACCTTATCCCAGCATGACCGGCAGGACATCCAACTTTG CTACAGAAGTTGCCCAACCGAGAGGCCAGTTCCAGGCCCGGGCTGCTGATGCAGTAGGTGTGTGGCCTCAGTGGCAAAGCCAGCATCATGGACAAAGCACAGCTGAATCTCATGTGTCACAGCAGTCAAACCAGACTGAGGTCTTCCCA GATATGCTCTCCATGCTGGGAGACCAGACCTCAAGTTACAGCAACGAGGAGTTTTCAGAGCTCAACATGTTCCAGTCATTCGCTGAATAA
- the arnt gene encoding aryl hydrocarbon receptor nuclear translocator isoform X2 gives MASDVPALGVAVSTGNPGSSGQAGGSMVQRTNKRRSGLDFDDDDDDDSSNKFLRCDDDQLPNDKERFARENHSEIERRRRNKMTAYITELSDMVPTCSALARKPDKLTILRMAVSHMKSLRGTGNTPTDGTYKPSFLTDQELKHLILEAADGFLFVVSCETGRIVYVSDSVTPVLNQPQSEWFGSTLYDQVHPDDLDKLREQLSTAENAMTGRILDLKTGTVKKEGQQSSMRMCMGSRRSFICRMRCGNAVIEPSSMNRLSFMRNRCRNGLGPSKDGEPQFVVVHCTGYIKAWPPAGVTLPEDDPDAGQSSKFCLVAIGRLQVTSSPTCTDINTVCQPIEFISRHGVDGLFTFVDHRCTATVGYQPQELLGKDIVEFAHPEDQQLLRDSFQQVVKLKGQVLSVMFRFRSKTREWLLMRTSSFTFQNPYSDEIEYIICTNTNVKNSNQEPRPALASTIQRPPLGPSINHPMDMGQTQLPGRQQQPQAPPQTDVVPSREGLGSYNHTQVPVQPVSAAVSDHSKPLEKTEGMYGQERDPRFAEIYSNINSDQSKSLNPSGVSGNQQLFQQSSTFTSAPRPVESFRSGGMVPQPSIIQQPVSAGQILAQISRHTSPTQVTGTNWSSGTRPSFTAQVPTQTPKTQASQFGMGNFQATPSSFSPLSSQSSTASPAGAPYPSMTGRTSNFATEVAQPRGQFQARAADAVGVWPQWQSQHHGQSTAESHVSQQSNQTEVFPDMLSMLGDQTSSYSNEEFSELNMFQSFAE, from the exons GGAGAATCACAGTGAAATAGAGCGCAGGCGGAGAAACAAGATGACTGCCTATATCACAGAGTTGTCTGATATGGTGCCCACCTGCAGTGCTCTAGCACGCAAGCCTGACAAGCTCACCATCCTGCGCATGGCTGTCTCGCATATGAAGTCTCTGCGGGGCACTGGTAACACACCCACAGATGGCACTTACAAGCCTTCTTTCCTGACCGATCAG GAGCTTAAACACCTGATTTTGGAGGCAGCAGATGGGTTCCTTTTTGTGGTATCCTGTGAAACCGGCAGAATCGTGTATGTGTCAGATTCTGTGACCCCTGTCCTTAACCAGCCCCAGTCAGAGTGGTTTGGGAGCACTTTGTATGACCAGGTGCACCCAGATGATCTAGACAAACTTCGAGAGCAGCTTTCCACAGCTGAAAATGCCATGACAG GTCGCATTTTGGACTTAAAGACCGGTACAGTAAAGAAAGAAGGGCAGCAGTCCTCTATGAGAATGTGCATGGGCTCTCGCAGATCGTTCATCTGCAGAATGAG GTGTGGAAATGCAGTAATTGAACCCTCCTCAATGAACCGACTTAGCTTCATGAGAAACAGGTGCAG AAACGGCTTGGGTCCATCTAAAGATGGGGAGCCACAATTTGTAGTAGTGCACTGCACTGGATACATCAAAGCCTGGCCTCCAGCAG GTGTCACACTACCAGAAGATGATCCTGATGCAGGGCAAAGCAGCAAATTCTGTCTTGTGGCCATTGGCAGACTGcag gtgacAAGTTCTCCGACCTGCACAGATATAAACACGGTCTGCCAGCCCATAGAGTTCATTTCCCGGCACGGAGTCGATGGCTTGTTCACATTTGTCGATCACAGATGTACTGCTACAGTTGGATACCAGCCGCAG GAGCTCCTTGGAAAGGATATTGTGGAGTTTGCACACCCTGAAGACCAGCAACTACTTCGGGACAGTTTTCAACAG GTGGTGAAATTAAAGGGTCAGGTCCTGTCTGTCATGTTCCGATTTCGGTCTAAAACCAGAGAGTGGCTTTTGATGAGAACCAGCTCCTTTACCTTCCAGAATCCATACTCAGATGAGATTGAGTATATCATCTGTACCAACACTAATGTAAA AAACTCCAATCAGGAACCCCGCCCTGCCTTGGCCAGTACAATACAGAGGCCTCCCCTTGGTCCGAGCATCAACCACCCCATGGATATGGGACAAACTCAGCTTCCCGGGAG GCAGCAGCAGCCACAGGCGCCACCACAAACAGATGTTGTGCCCAGCAGGGAGGGCTTGGGCTCCTACAACCACACACAG GTGCCGGTGCAGCCAGTAAGTGCCGCTGTTTCTGATCATAGCAAACCATTGGAGAAAACAGAGGGCATGTATGGACAGGAAAGAGACCCCAGATTTGCTGAGATCTACAGCAATATCAACTCAG ATCAGAGCAAATCGCTGAATCCCAGTGGTGTCTCTGGCAACCAGCAGCTCTTCCAACAATCCAGCACTTTCACATCTGCGCCTCGCCCTGTAGAGAGTTTCag gagtGGTGGCATGGTGCCTCAGCCTAGCATCATCCAGCAACCTGTATCTGCAGGGCAGATCTTGGCCCAGATATCTCGGCATACCAGCCCCACACAGGTCACAGGGACCAACTGGAGCTCTGGCACTCGTCCATCCTTCACAGCTCAG GTACCAACACAGACACCAAAGACTCAGGCATCTCAGTTTGGAATGGGCAACTTCCAAGCAACACCTTCCAGCTTCAGCCCTTTGTCCTCACAGAGCTCAACCGCCTCTCCCGCAGGAGCACCTTATCCCAGCATGACCGGCAGGACATCCAACTTTG CTACAGAAGTTGCCCAACCGAGAGGCCAGTTCCAGGCCCGGGCTGCTGATGCAGTAGGTGTGTGGCCTCAGTGGCAAAGCCAGCATCATGGACAAAGCACAGCTGAATCTCATGTGTCACAGCAGTCAAACCAGACTGAGGTCTTCCCA GATATGCTCTCCATGCTGGGAGACCAGACCTCAAGTTACAGCAACGAGGAGTTTTCAGAGCTCAACATGTTCCAGTCATTCGCTGAATAA
- the arnt gene encoding aryl hydrocarbon receptor nuclear translocator isoform X1, whose protein sequence is MASDVPALGVAVSTGNPGSSGQAGGSMVQRTNKRRSGLDFDDDDDDDSSNKFLRCDDDQLPNDKERFARSDDEQSSADKERLARENHSEIERRRRNKMTAYITELSDMVPTCSALARKPDKLTILRMAVSHMKSLRGTGNTPTDGTYKPSFLTDQELKHLILEAADGFLFVVSCETGRIVYVSDSVTPVLNQPQSEWFGSTLYDQVHPDDLDKLREQLSTAENAMTGRILDLKTGTVKKEGQQSSMRMCMGSRRSFICRMRCGNAVIEPSSMNRLSFMRNRCRNGLGPSKDGEPQFVVVHCTGYIKAWPPAGVTLPEDDPDAGQSSKFCLVAIGRLQVTSSPTCTDINTVCQPIEFISRHGVDGLFTFVDHRCTATVGYQPQELLGKDIVEFAHPEDQQLLRDSFQQVVKLKGQVLSVMFRFRSKTREWLLMRTSSFTFQNPYSDEIEYIICTNTNVKNSNQEPRPALASTIQRPPLGPSINHPMDMGQTQLPGRQQQPQAPPQTDVVPSREGLGSYNHTQVPVQPVSAAVSDHSKPLEKTEGMYGQERDPRFAEIYSNINSDQSKSLNPSGVSGNQQLFQQSSTFTSAPRPVESFRSGGMVPQPSIIQQPVSAGQILAQISRHTSPTQVTGTNWSSGTRPSFTAQQVPTQTPKTQASQFGMGNFQATPSSFSPLSSQSSTASPAGAPYPSMTGRTSNFATEVAQPRGQFQARAADAVGVWPQWQSQHHGQSTAESHVSQQSNQTEVFPDMLSMLGDQTSSYSNEEFSELNMFQSFAE, encoded by the exons GTCGGATGATGAGCAGAGCTCAGCGGATAAGGAAAGACTTGCAAG GGAGAATCACAGTGAAATAGAGCGCAGGCGGAGAAACAAGATGACTGCCTATATCACAGAGTTGTCTGATATGGTGCCCACCTGCAGTGCTCTAGCACGCAAGCCTGACAAGCTCACCATCCTGCGCATGGCTGTCTCGCATATGAAGTCTCTGCGGGGCACTGGTAACACACCCACAGATGGCACTTACAAGCCTTCTTTCCTGACCGATCAG GAGCTTAAACACCTGATTTTGGAGGCAGCAGATGGGTTCCTTTTTGTGGTATCCTGTGAAACCGGCAGAATCGTGTATGTGTCAGATTCTGTGACCCCTGTCCTTAACCAGCCCCAGTCAGAGTGGTTTGGGAGCACTTTGTATGACCAGGTGCACCCAGATGATCTAGACAAACTTCGAGAGCAGCTTTCCACAGCTGAAAATGCCATGACAG GTCGCATTTTGGACTTAAAGACCGGTACAGTAAAGAAAGAAGGGCAGCAGTCCTCTATGAGAATGTGCATGGGCTCTCGCAGATCGTTCATCTGCAGAATGAG GTGTGGAAATGCAGTAATTGAACCCTCCTCAATGAACCGACTTAGCTTCATGAGAAACAGGTGCAG AAACGGCTTGGGTCCATCTAAAGATGGGGAGCCACAATTTGTAGTAGTGCACTGCACTGGATACATCAAAGCCTGGCCTCCAGCAG GTGTCACACTACCAGAAGATGATCCTGATGCAGGGCAAAGCAGCAAATTCTGTCTTGTGGCCATTGGCAGACTGcag gtgacAAGTTCTCCGACCTGCACAGATATAAACACGGTCTGCCAGCCCATAGAGTTCATTTCCCGGCACGGAGTCGATGGCTTGTTCACATTTGTCGATCACAGATGTACTGCTACAGTTGGATACCAGCCGCAG GAGCTCCTTGGAAAGGATATTGTGGAGTTTGCACACCCTGAAGACCAGCAACTACTTCGGGACAGTTTTCAACAG GTGGTGAAATTAAAGGGTCAGGTCCTGTCTGTCATGTTCCGATTTCGGTCTAAAACCAGAGAGTGGCTTTTGATGAGAACCAGCTCCTTTACCTTCCAGAATCCATACTCAGATGAGATTGAGTATATCATCTGTACCAACACTAATGTAAA AAACTCCAATCAGGAACCCCGCCCTGCCTTGGCCAGTACAATACAGAGGCCTCCCCTTGGTCCGAGCATCAACCACCCCATGGATATGGGACAAACTCAGCTTCCCGGGAG GCAGCAGCAGCCACAGGCGCCACCACAAACAGATGTTGTGCCCAGCAGGGAGGGCTTGGGCTCCTACAACCACACACAG GTGCCGGTGCAGCCAGTAAGTGCCGCTGTTTCTGATCATAGCAAACCATTGGAGAAAACAGAGGGCATGTATGGACAGGAAAGAGACCCCAGATTTGCTGAGATCTACAGCAATATCAACTCAG ATCAGAGCAAATCGCTGAATCCCAGTGGTGTCTCTGGCAACCAGCAGCTCTTCCAACAATCCAGCACTTTCACATCTGCGCCTCGCCCTGTAGAGAGTTTCag gagtGGTGGCATGGTGCCTCAGCCTAGCATCATCCAGCAACCTGTATCTGCAGGGCAGATCTTGGCCCAGATATCTCGGCATACCAGCCCCACACAGGTCACAGGGACCAACTGGAGCTCTGGCACTCGTCCATCCTTCACAGCTCAG CAGGTACCAACACAGACACCAAAGACTCAGGCATCTCAGTTTGGAATGGGCAACTTCCAAGCAACACCTTCCAGCTTCAGCCCTTTGTCCTCACAGAGCTCAACCGCCTCTCCCGCAGGAGCACCTTATCCCAGCATGACCGGCAGGACATCCAACTTTG CTACAGAAGTTGCCCAACCGAGAGGCCAGTTCCAGGCCCGGGCTGCTGATGCAGTAGGTGTGTGGCCTCAGTGGCAAAGCCAGCATCATGGACAAAGCACAGCTGAATCTCATGTGTCACAGCAGTCAAACCAGACTGAGGTCTTCCCA GATATGCTCTCCATGCTGGGAGACCAGACCTCAAGTTACAGCAACGAGGAGTTTTCAGAGCTCAACATGTTCCAGTCATTCGCTGAATAA